From one Rosa rugosa chromosome 4, drRosRugo1.1, whole genome shotgun sequence genomic stretch:
- the LOC133745883 gene encoding putative methylesterase 12, chloroplastic: MGNRFICMSKKEPKENGSRSKRVNRSQRKMLAEDELLHRQALSMAIHQHQLSQRFDGSMSRRINGSTSSRRTTLPESVAKQVPENLDNLTTKKFILIHGEGFGAWCWYKTITLLEEVGLLPITFDLKGSGIDLTDSNSVATLAEYSKPLIDYLQNLPEDEKVILVGHSSGGACVSYALEHFPQKISKAIFICATMVSNDQRPFDVFAEELGSAEDFMQQSKFMIHGNGKDQPPTGFMFEKEQMKGLYFSQSPAKDVALAMVSMRPIPLGPIMEKLSLSPEKYGTSRRFFIQTLDDRALSPDVQEKLVRENPPEGVFKIKGSDHCPFFSKPTSLHKILVEIAQIP; this comes from the exons ATGGGTAATCGGTTTATTTGCATGTCTAAGAAGGAACCCAAAGAGAATGGATCCAGAAGTAAGAGGGTGAACCGCTCACAGAGGAAAATGCTGGCAGAAGATGAGTTATTGCACAGGCAAGCTCTGTCTATGGCTATTCATCAGCACCAACTGTCTCAGAGGTTTGATGGATCCATGTCTAGGAGAATTAATGGCTCTACCAGCTCTAGGAGAACCACTCTACCCGAATCAGTAGCAAAGCAG GTACCTGAAAATTTGGATAACCTTACGACAAAAAAGTTTATTTTAATACATGGAGAAGGGTTTGGAGCATGGTGTTGGTACAAAACAATTACTCTGCTGGAGGAAGTAGGATTACTTCCCATTACCTTTGATCTCAAGGGTTCTGGTATTGATCTCACAGATTCTAACTCTGTTGCTACTCTAGCAGAGTATTCAAAACCATTGATTGACTATCTACAAAACCTTCCAGAGGATGAAAAG GTTATTTTGGTTGGTCACAGTAGTGGTGGTGCCTGTGTTTCTTATGCACTGGAGCATTTTCCGCAAAAAATTTCAAAAGCAATATTCATCTGTGCCACTATGGTGTCTAATGATCAGAGACCCTTTGATGTATTTGCTGAAGAg CTTGGTTCTGCGGAAGATTTTATGCAACAATCAAAGTTTATGATTCATGGAAATGGAAAAGACCAGCCTCCTACAGGATTTATGTTTGAGAAAGAACAGATGAAAGGGTTATATTTCAGTCAATCTCCTGCAAAG GATGTCGCTCTGGCCATGGTGTCCATGAGACCTATCCCACTAGGTCCAATCATGGAAAAACTATCACTGTCGCCTGAGAAGTATGGAACTAGCCGGCGCTTCTTCATTCAAACATTAGATGATCGGGCACTTTCACCAGATGTCCAAGAAAAGCTGGTCAGGGAAAATCCACCAGAGGGTGTGTTCAAGATAAAAGGCAGTGACCACTGCCCATTCTTCTCAAAGCCAACGTCATTGCACAaaattttggtggaaattgctCAAATCCCATAG